The Bos javanicus breed banteng chromosome 18, ARS-OSU_banteng_1.0, whole genome shotgun sequence genome has a segment encoding these proteins:
- the PDP2 gene encoding pyruvate dehydrogenase [acetyl-transferring]-phosphatase 2, mitochondrial, whose translation MSSTVSYWILSSARKTIATLQGGQRLYSRYASNRSKSKWRLCPQGQATLKDNATACGGIALQKAYRHTSTEEEDFHLQLSPEQVNEVLRAGESAHKILDLVSRAPDSVLRFESNQLAANSPVEDRGGIAACLQTNGLLFGIFDGHGGHACAQAVSERLFYYVAVSLMSQQTLEQMEEAMESMKPLLPILQWLKHPGDSIYKDVTSVHLDHLRVYWQELLNLHMEMGLSTEEALMYSFQRLDSDISLEIQAPLEDEMTRNLSLQVAFSGATACLAHVDGVHLHVANAGDCRAILGVQEDNGMWSCLPLTQDHNAWNPAELSRLKREHPESEDRTVIMENRLLGVLMPCRAFGDVQLKWSKELQRSVLERGFDTEALNIYQFTPPHYYTPPYLTARPEVTYHRLRPQDKFLVLASDGLWDVLGNEDVVRLVVEHLAEEGQHKPDLAQRPTNLGLMQSLLQQRKAQGLHAADQNAATRLIRYAIGNNEYGEMEPERLSAMLTLPEDLARMYRDDITVTVVYFNSDSIGASSKGS comes from the coding sequence ATGTCAAGTACTGTGTCCTACTGGATTCTCAGTTCTGCAAGGAAGACCATTGCCACATTACAGGGGGGACAACGTTTATATTCAAGGTATGCCTCAAATAGGAGTAAATCAAAATGGAGACTCTGTCCCCAGGGGCAAGCCACCCTAAAAGACAATGCCACTGCATGTGGTGGCATTGCTCTGCAGAAAGCCTACAGACACACATCAACGGAGGAAGAGGACTTCCACTTGCAGCTCAGCCCGGAGCAGGTAAATGAAGTGCTGAGAGCTGGTGAGTCGGCCCATAAGATTCTTGACCTTGTCAGCAGAGCTCCAGATTCAGTGCTACGATTTGAGAGCAACCAGCTAGCTGCCAATTCCCCGGTGGAGGACCGGGGAGGTATAGCCGCCTGCCTGCAGACCAATGGACTGCTGTTTGGCATCTTCGATGGACATGGTGGCCACGCATGTGCTCAAGCAGTGAGCGAGAGGCTGTTCTACTATGTGGCCGTGTCACTAATGTCCCAGCAGACTCTGGAGCAAATGGAGGAGGCCATGGAAAGCATGAAGCCCCTGCTGCCCATCCTTCAGTGGCTCAAGCACCCAGGGGACAGTATCTACAAGGATGTCACGTCAGTGCACCTTGATCACCTCCGCGTCTACTGGCAGGAGCTGCTGAACCTGCACATGGAAATggggctgagcactgaggaagcaTTAATGTACTCCTTCCAGAGACTGGATTCTGACATCTCGCTAGAGATCCAGGCCCCCCTCGAAGATGAGATGACCAGGAACCTTTCACTCCAGGTTGCTTTCTCAGGGGCAACGGCTTGCCTGGCCCACGTTGATGGGGTTCACTTGCACGTGGCAAACGCTGGCGACTGCCGGGCCATCCTTGGTGTCCAGGAAGACAATGGCATGTGGTCTTGTCTGCCCCTCACCCAGGACCACAATGCCTGGAACCCAGCCGAGCTGTCACGGCTGAAGAGGGAGCATCCTGAGTCTGAGGACAGGACGGTCATCATGGAAAACAGGCTGCTGGGAGTCCTCATGCCCTGCAGGGCCTTTGGGGACGTCCAGCTGAAGTGGAGTAAAGAGCTGCAGCGCAGTGTCCTGGAGCGGGGCTTCGACACCGAGGCCCTCAACATCTACCAGTTCACCCCCCCACACTACTACACCCCACCTTACCTGACGGCCAGGCCAGAGGTCACCTACCACAGGCTGAGGCCACAGGATAAGTTCCTCGTGCTGGCCTCTGATGGCCTGTGGGATGTGCTGGGCAACGAGGATGTGGTGAGGCTGGTGGTGGAGCACCTGGCTGAAGAGGGTCAGCACAAGCCAGACCTGGCCCAGAGACCCACCAACCTGGGACTCATGCAGAGCCTGCTGCAGCAGAGGAAAGCCCAGGGGCTCCATGCAGCAGACCAAAACGCAGCCACACGTCTGATCAGATATGCCATAGGGAACAACGAATACGGGGAGATGGAGCCTGAGCGGCTGTCGGCGATGTTGACGTTGCCGGAGGACTTGGCAAGGATGTACAGGGATGACATCACAGTCACCGTGGTGTATTTCAACTCAGACTCAATTGGTGCATCTTCCAAGGGCAGTTAA